DNA from Mucilaginibacter mallensis:
TTCGGCTGTATTGGGTACTGTATTAACTGTTATAGCATTGTTTGCCCCTAAGTGGGTTTCAATATCATGCATAGCGCTTTTAGGCTTAGCTAACTCGCTCATGTGGCCTGCTATATGGCCTTTGGCATTATCAGGCTTAGGCAGATTTACCAAAATAGGTTCATCATTACTGGTAATGGGTATCGCAGGTGCAGCCGTTTTCCCGCCGATATATGGTTTACTGGTTGATGCCATGACCGCGCAAACCGCTTATATTATATTAGTGCCTATCTATCTGTTCATCCTTTATTTTGCCGCTATAGGGTATAAAAAGGGTAAGCATGTGGTAGCGGTCTGAACCAGGATTTTATTCAGATTAAAGGGATTTTCAGGATGTGAGAATCCCTTTTTATTTTGATTTTTTTCTGCTGATTACTAATAGTCCAAACTCTTCAGCGGGATGTTTCTCCATGGATTTATGGTGCAGTTTGTGCGCCCTACGGATTTTCAACAGGTATTTGTTATTGGTTTTAAAAGATTTGAAACGGTTATGTATGAACCAATCGTGGAAAATAAAGTAGATGATGCCATACAGGCTGATTCCTGTTCCCATCCAAAAACGATAGTCGAGCATGATATGACCGAGCCACATCAGCCATAAGGCTATTGATGCAAACAGGACACTGAAAAGATCATTCAGCTCAAACTTACCATGCTTATGACCGTGGTGGCTTTTATGGATGAACCACAAGGGGCCGTGAAAAAGATATTTGTGAATGGCCCACGAAAACGCTTCCATACCGACCATGCTGAGTAATACAATGCCGGTATCTGTTAAAGCTTTCATTCTCCATTAACATCAAACCTGCGCGGTTGTTCGGCATGTTGCAACGCTATGCTCTTTATCCTTTAAACGGAACGTGAACAAAAAAGCGATCAGTATATAAAATGACGACAGGAAGAACACCGCATGTATAGATATCATGGTGATGAATCCAGCTGCTATCGGCCCCAGCGTTTGCCCTATTGATGCGCAGGATTGGTTAAACCCAAGTATGGCTCCCTGACTTTTATTAGTGTTGTTATCGGCAATAATGGCGTTGAGCATGGGGTTGCGCAAGCCATTAAACAAGCCATAAATACATATGCAAACCGCAAATGTTAATATGGTAGCCGTAAATCCTGCAAAAAACATAGCTGCAAAGCATAAAAATGTTGAGCCTAATAGAATTACCGTTCGTGAACTGATGAGCCTTGTAAACAAGGGTATGCACAACTGCATAATAATGCCCATAGCAGCGAAGCCGGTATAAAGTAAGCCGATGTTATTGGGCGATAGCTTCAAGGTATCAACCGTAAAGGTCTGGAAGCCGATGATCATGGTGAATTGCGCCATGGTGAGTAAAAAGCCTATAAAAATGGCGATGCCCACAACAGGCACTTTAAGCGTTGAAAATGATGAGAAAAGCTTTTTGGGTTCGGCAGCAGCTATGGTTTTATGGCCAACCGGGTTGGTTTCCTTCAGGAAAAACACAGTTGCCAGTACGCCCAGGAAAGAGATCCCAGCCGCGAAAAAGAATGGCGCCTGCAAACCAAACCTACTCAATAAACCACCTACTGCCGGACCGATCACAAAGCCAAAAGCAAAAGCCGAACTTAATATACCAAACCGCCTGGCCCTGTTTGCAGGTGTTGAAGTATCAGAAACTATAGCCTGTGCAACTGATATATTTCCCCCGGTTAAACCGTCCAATATCCTTGCTGCAAACAACAGGATCACGCCCCGTGCCTCGGCAAACATAATAAAGCTGATACAAGTGCCTATCAAACTAATAGCCAGTAATGGCTTGCGGCCGTATTTATCAGAAAGCGACCCTAAAATTGGCGTAGCTATTAATTGTGCTATAGAATATGCAGCCGTTAACCAGCTAAGTGATTGTTCATTTATGCCATACCTTTTACCAAAGGTGTACATTAACGGAACTATGATACCAAAACCCAGGGAGTTTATAACACAAATAAATACCAGTGTCCACAGGCTTTTATCAATCTTCATCAGGGCGAATTTAGTTAATATACCGATTGTTGTTTAAACATTTTTATTGCCCTTATATTTTATTAGGTTCCCTAAAATATAAAAAGCGGCTTACTTTTTAAGTAGACCGCTTTTTGCTTTTATTGTTACTGGTTGTAACCTATTTATTACCTAAATATGTATAGGTCTGTTATCCGTAGCTGCTAAACAAGCTTCGCGGAATGCTTCGGTATACGTTGGGTGAGCATGGCTGGCACGTGATACATCCTCTGCTGATGCGCGGAACTCCATGGATATAACGGCTTCAGCAATCATATCCGCAGCACGCGGACCGATGATGTGTACACCTAATATCTCGTCGGTAGCAGCATCTGCCAAAACTTTCACAAAACCATCCAGATCGCCGCTGGCTACTGCCCTGCCGCTCGCCCTGAAAGGGAATGAACCTGTTTTGTATTTAACGCCTGCCTCTTTTAATTGCTCCTCGGTTTGGCCAACGGCTGCAACTTCTGGCCAGGTATACACTACACCCGGTATCAGGTTGTAGTTAATATGTGGTTTTTGTCCGGCAATGGTTTCAGCAACCAATGTACCTTCGTCCTCAGCTTTGTGGGCAAGCATAGCGCCACGGATCACATCGCCTATGGCATAAACCCCCTTAACACTGGTTTCCAGATGATCGTTAACGGCTACTTTTCTACCGCGTTCTTCAACGGCAAGGCCAATTTTATCTAAACCTAAACCATCAGTATAAGCAATACGGCCTACAGCAACAAGGCAGTAATCGCCTTTCAGCTCTTTCTTTTCGCCGGTTGGGCTATCAAATGTTACGGTTACTTCTTTACCTTTTACAGTAGCGCCGGTAACTTTGTGGCCTAAGTAAAACTCAACACCTTGTTTCTGCATTACTTTTTGCAGTTCCTTACCCAGGCTCTTATCCATAGTCGGGATAATGGAGTCCATAAACTCAATTACAGAAACCTTTGCACCTAAACGGGCATAAACTGAGCCTAGCTCTAACCCAATAACACCACCGCCTATTAATATCAGGTGTTTAGGTATTTCGGTAAGCGTTAAAGCC
Protein-coding regions in this window:
- a CDS encoding MFS transporter, which encodes MKIDKSLWTLVFICVINSLGFGIIVPLMYTFGKRYGINEQSLSWLTAAYSIAQLIATPILGSLSDKYGRKPLLAISLIGTCISFIMFAEARGVILLFAARILDGLTGGNISVAQAIVSDTSTPANRARRFGILSSAFAFGFVIGPAVGGLLSRFGLQAPFFFAAGISFLGVLATVFFLKETNPVGHKTIAAAEPKKLFSSFSTLKVPVVGIAIFIGFLLTMAQFTMIIGFQTFTVDTLKLSPNNIGLLYTGFAAMGIIMQLCIPLFTRLISSRTVILLGSTFLCFAAMFFAGFTATILTFAVCICIYGLFNGLRNPMLNAIIADNNTNKSQGAILGFNQSCASIGQTLGPIAAGFITMISIHAVFFLSSFYILIAFLFTFRLKDKEHSVATCRTTAQV
- the lpdA gene encoding dihydrolipoyl dehydrogenase; this encodes MQYDVIVIGSGPGGYVAAIRAAQLGLKTACIEKYSTFGGTCLNVGCIPSKALLDSSEHYYNASHTFKTHGINLDNLSVDLTQMMKRKTEVVAKNTSGITFLFKKNKIDSYQGVGSFKDKNTVVITKTDGTTQEITGTNVIIATGSKPSSLPFIKIDKKRIITSTEALTLTEIPKHLILIGGGVIGLELGSVYARLGAKVSVIEFMDSIIPTMDKSLGKELQKVMQKQGVEFYLGHKVTGATVKGKEVTVTFDSPTGEKKELKGDYCLVAVGRIAYTDGLGLDKIGLAVEERGRKVAVNDHLETSVKGVYAIGDVIRGAMLAHKAEDEGTLVAETIAGQKPHINYNLIPGVVYTWPEVAAVGQTEEQLKEAGVKYKTGSFPFRASGRAVASGDLDGFVKVLADAATDEILGVHIIGPRAADMIAEAVISMEFRASAEDVSRASHAHPTYTEAFREACLAATDNRPIHI
- a CDS encoding sterol desaturase family protein, coding for MKALTDTGIVLLSMVGMEAFSWAIHKYLFHGPLWFIHKSHHGHKHGKFELNDLFSVLFASIALWLMWLGHIMLDYRFWMGTGISLYGIIYFIFHDWFIHNRFKSFKTNNKYLLKIRRAHKLHHKSMEKHPAEEFGLLVISRKKSK